The Microterricola viridarii nucleotide sequence GCGCCCTGTCCGGGGCGCCGGCCGGGCGCTTGGCCCGCTTCTGCACGAGGTTGAACGCGTAGATGCTGGCCTGCAGCTGGTCGCTGATGATGCGATCGGCCAGGGCCTCGTCCTCGAGCGCGAAGCACTCCTCCTTGGTGCCGTTCTTGGCGGCCTTCAGCAGGTCGAGGGCGGCGTAGGGCGACTGCGGGACGGTGCCGATCTTGCTCTCGAGCATCTTGCGGGCGATGCCGATGGCGGCATCCCACTTGACCAGGCGCTCGATCTTGCCCGGCGCGTTCTTGCGCTCGACGGTGACCGTGCCGGAGAGCACCCCGTCGGCCCAGCGCAGCGAGTCCTCGAGGAAGTTCGCCGGGGCGAACATCGCGTCGGCCATGCCGAGCTCGAATGCCTGCGGGCCCTTGAGCATGCGGTTCTGCTTGAGCGGGTTCTCGATGACGACCTTGAGGGCGTTCTCGATGCCGATCAGGTTCGGCAGCAGGTAGGTGCCGCCCCAGCCGGGGATCAGGCCGAGGAACACCTCGGGCAGCGCGATGGCGGGAACCGAGCTGTCGATCGTGCGGTAGTCGGCGTTCAGCGGCAGCTCGGTTCCGCCGCCCAGGGCGAGGCCGTTGATGAACACGAAGGACGGGACGCCGAACGTGGCCTGCTTGCCGAGCACGTAGTGGCCGAGCTGGGCCATCTGCAGCCCGACGGCGCGACTCGGGATCTCGTTGATCTTGGAGAGGTCGGCGCCGGCCGCCAGGATGAAGGGCTTGCCGGTGGTGGCGACGGCGTGGATCTCGCCGCGCGCGGCGCGCTCGGTGAGCGCGTCGTAGGTGCGGCCGAGCTCGAGCATGGTCTTCGGGCCCATGGTGTTCGGCCGGGTGTGGTCGCGGCCGTTGTCGAGGGTGACGAGGGCGAGCACCTTGCCGCTCGGCAGCGGCACATCGCGCACGTAGGAGTGCGAGACGACCTCGTCCGGGTCGAGGGAGGCGATCAGCGAGAAATCGATCTTCGAGTAGTCAGTCATGTGTGCTCCCGCCTTAGTTCGCTGCGTTGGTGTGGGTGGGGCCGGTGTAGTGCGGGTTCTCCCAGATGACGGTGCCGCCCTGGCCGAGGCCGACGCACATCGCGGTGAGGCCGAAGCGCACCTCCGGGTGCTGCTCGAACTGACGGGCAAGCTGGATCATCAGCCGCACGCCGCTCGCGGCCAGCGGGTGGCCGATGGCGATCGCGCCGCCCCAGGGGTTGACCCGCGGATCCTCGTCGTCGATGCCGAAGTGGTCCAGGAAGGAGAGCACCTGCACAGCGAACGCCTCGTTCAGCTCGAACAGGCCGATGTCGGTGATGCTGAGGCCGGCCTTGCGGAGCGCCTTCTCGGTGGAGGGGACGGGGCCGAGGCCCATGATCTCCGGCTCGACGCCGGCGAAGGCGAAGCTCACCATGCGCATCTTGGCGCGGAGGCCGAGCTCGGCCGCGGTCTCGGCGCTGGCCAGCAGGCTGGCGGTCGCGCCGTCGGTCAGGGGGGAGGCGTTGCCCGCCGTGACCCGGCCGTGCGGGCGGAACGGCGTCTTCAGCGTGGCCAGGCCCTCCATGGTGGTCTCGGGGCGCATGCCCTCGTCCTGCGTGGCGAGGCCCCAGCCGGCATCCGTGCGCAGGGCGACCGGAACGAGGTCGGGCTGGATGTCGCCGGCGGCGTAGGCGGCGGCGACCTTCTGCTGGCTGCGCATGCCGAAGCGGTCTGCGCGCTCCTTGGTGAGCTGGGGGAAGCGGTCGTGGATGCGCTCGGCCGTGTTGCCCATGTTGAGCGCGTCGGCGCTCACCAGCCGCTCCGCGAGGAAGCGGGGGTTGGGGTCGGCGTTCATGCCCATCGGGTGGCGGCCCATGTGCTCGACGCCGCCCGCGATGACGAGGTCGTACGCACCGAAGCCGATGCCGGAACCGAGCGTCGTCACCGAGGTCATCGCGCCGGCGCACATGCGGTCGATCGCGAAACCGGGCACCGACTTCGGCAGGCCGGCCAGCAGCGCGGCCGTGCGGCCGAGGGTCAGGCCCTGGTCGCCCTGCTGCGTCGTGGCGGCGATGGCCACCTCGTCAATGCGGTCCTTCGGAACGCCGGGGTTGCGCTCGAGCAGCCCGATGATCGCCTTGACCACGAGGTCGTCGGCCCGGGTGTTCCAGTACATTCCCTTTTCGCCTGCTCGCCCGAACGGGGTGCGAACCCCATCCACGAACACGACATCAGTTCTCTCGGCCACTTTGCCTCCATCGTTCAGATCGACTCTGAGTTGATCCTAGGGAGTGCCCGGGGCGGCCCCGGAATCGTTTGCCGGTTCCTACGAGGGGGCTTCGGACGATTCGAGCAATGATTGGTGGGCTTCTACAAAGGCGTCACTGATTCTCTGTGCACAAGCGTCAATCTGCCACGGGCGCGCGCCGAGGTCGCGCAGCGCAGCGGCGAGCGAGTCGGGGTCGACGGATTCCGGGGGAGTCCAGGCCAGCCGCCGCAGGTACTCGGGGGTGAGCAGGTTCTCCAGCGGGATGTTCAGCTCCTCCGACACCTCGGCCAGGGCGCCGCGGGCCGCCTTCAGGCGCAGGTCCGCCTCCGGGTTGCGCTCCGACCAGGCGCGAGGAGGCGGCAGGGTGTCGTTGCTGGCGCGCA carries:
- a CDS encoding thiolase family protein; this encodes MAERTDVVFVDGVRTPFGRAGEKGMYWNTRADDLVVKAIIGLLERNPGVPKDRIDEVAIAATTQQGDQGLTLGRTAALLAGLPKSVPGFAIDRMCAGAMTSVTTLGSGIGFGAYDLVIAGGVEHMGRHPMGMNADPNPRFLAERLVSADALNMGNTAERIHDRFPQLTKERADRFGMRSQQKVAAAYAAGDIQPDLVPVALRTDAGWGLATQDEGMRPETTMEGLATLKTPFRPHGRVTAGNASPLTDGATASLLASAETAAELGLRAKMRMVSFAFAGVEPEIMGLGPVPSTEKALRKAGLSITDIGLFELNEAFAVQVLSFLDHFGIDDEDPRVNPWGGAIAIGHPLAASGVRLMIQLARQFEQHPEVRFGLTAMCVGLGQGGTVIWENPHYTGPTHTNAAN